Genomic window (Pseudomonas hydrolytica):
CTTCTTCATCGTGCCCAGCGCCGATGCTGCAAGCATCCCGACCGCTGCCGAGCAGCACCGCCGCACCCTGGTGCGCGCCGCCCATGCCGAATGGGGCCTGGGGGCGCCCGTGGCGACCTTCGCCGCCCAGGTGCATCAGGAGAGCGCCTGGCGGGTGAATGCCCGCTCTGGCGTCGGCGCCGAGGGCTTGGCGCAGTTCATGCCCGCGACTGCCGACTGGATGGCCGAGATCTACCCGCGCAGCCTGGGCCCGGCGCAGCCGTATAACCCTGGCTGGGCGTTGCGGGCGATGGTGGCGTTCGACCGCTGGCTCTACGAACGAAACCAGGCCGTGAGCGAGTGTGACCGCTGGGCCTTCGTGCTGGCCGGATACAACGGCGGCAATGGCTGGGTGAATCGTGACCGCAGGCTGGCATCGGCAAAGGGCGCCGATCCGCTGGCCTGGTTCGATTCCGTCGAGCGGCACAACGCTGGCCGCTCGATCGCCAACTTCCGCGAGAACCGCCATTACCCGCGCGCCATCCTGCTGCGCTGGGAGCCCATGTATGCGGCTGCCGGCTGGGGGCCTGGCGTTTGCGCCGACAGGTATAGCCGCCATGAAGATCCCAACGCTGTTTCTGCTCGCCACGTTGACCACCAGTTCGCCTGCCGCCTGCTCCCGGAACTGGTTGGCTGCCGCCGAGCTGTTCGCATCGCCGCCGCCCCGCGTTCGACCGGCCCAGCTCTGGCCGCCCGAGCGCGTGGACAAACGACCACCCATGCCGCGCTGGTTGCGGCGCCGGCTCAAGCGTAAGGGGCGGTGATGAAGAACGTCATCGGCTGGATCGCTGACTACTGGCACGTGCCGATCTTCGTGGTGATGGCATACCTGATGTACGCCTACGGCGAGAGCCAGTATGACCGGGGCCACAGCGCCGCTCAGGCCAAGGGCGACAAGGCCGTTGCCGATCTGCGCGAGGAGCACCAGAAGCTGCGCGCCGATGCCGCCGAACAGAACCTGGTGCTCTACCGCCAGCAGGTGGAGCGCGCCAACCAGGCCGAGCTGGTGTTCCTGGATGCCCAGGACGAGATCGGCCGGCTCAAGCAGCAACTCACACAGGAGCGCATCAACCGTGTCTCGACTCAATACGCCCCGGCGCGCGGCGCTGCCCCTGTGGTTGCTCCTCGCTTCGTTGTCACTTGTGGCTGGCTGCGCGACTTCAACGCAGCGCTTGGAGCCACTGCCCCAGCTCCAGCCGGCTGCCGAGCCTACGCCGGCTCTCAAGAAGCGGCCTGGCCCGCCCCCGGCTCTGACGCCGAACTACTGGAAAGCGGCGTTAC
Coding sequences:
- a CDS encoding lysis protein: MKNVIGWIADYWHVPIFVVMAYLMYAYGESQYDRGHSAAQAKGDKAVADLREEHQKLRADAAEQNLVLYRQQVERANQAELVFLDAQDEIGRLKQQLTQERINRVSTQYAPARGAAPVVAPRFVVTCGWLRDFNAALGATAPAPAGCRAYAGSQEAAWPAPGSDAELLESGVTAADILAHARDYGAWALAIRAQLNALIDLHDKDKP